A window from Chryseobacterium vaccae encodes these proteins:
- a CDS encoding nucleotide pyrophosphohydrolase, producing the protein MEITQLQQQVDEWIKTIGVRYFNELTNMAMLTEEVGEVARIIARRYGEQSEKESDKSKDLGEELADVLFVTLCLANQTGVNLQEAFDKKMKIKTDRDKERHQNNEKLK; encoded by the coding sequence AGGTAGATGAATGGATCAAAACCATCGGGGTCCGTTATTTTAATGAACTGACCAATATGGCTATGCTTACCGAAGAAGTAGGCGAAGTCGCAAGGATCATTGCCAGAAGATATGGTGAACAGAGCGAAAAAGAAAGTGATAAAAGCAAAGATCTGGGAGAAGAACTTGCAGATGTACTGTTTGTTACTTTATGTTTAGCCAACCAAACCGGAGTGAATCTTCAGGAAGCTTTTGATAAAAAAATGAAGATCAAGACCGACCGGGATAAAGAAAGACATCAGAACAACGAGAAGCTGAAATAA